The sequence TCCTTGTTCACGGATGGGCGCGCAGAGGTCGTGCAGCCAATCCGTGACGCTGCGCTGAAAACGATCTGCAAAATCAAAACGTCCGGCCAGGTCGTGAAACATCTGAAATTCGCTGTGGCACTGACCCACCGGCGCGATGGCCGGGTTGACCGGCCCAACGTAGTTGTGGCCGTAGCTGGCCATGACATCCTCTTCTTCCAGAAACGTCGTGGCCGGCAGAAAGACATGGGCCTGGTCGGCGGTGTCGTCCAAAAAATGTCCGGAATAGACTACGAACTCGGCCTTGCGGAACGCGGCGATCATCTTGGAGGTGTTCGGGGCCATGCATACGGGGTTGGCGGCCGTGACGTAGATCATGCGGATTTCGGGGTCGCGGGCGGTGAGTATCTCTTCTCCAATGCGGGGCAGCAGCAGGGTCCGGCGTGGCGGGTTCAGGTCGTCGCCCCAGAGTCTCTGGTCGTAGGGTCCGTACTCTTCAAATCCCTGGCTGACTCCGCCGCCGCTGACGCCGATGTTGCCGCTCAAGGCGGCGAGGGCGTCGATGGCCCGGATGGAGAGGTGCGCCTCCTCGTGACGGTGCAGGCCCCAGCCAAGCAGCGTTGACGTCGGTTTTTGCCGCATGAGGGTTTCGGCCAGGAAGCGAGCATCCTCCACACTAACGTCGCAGCGCGTGCATAATTCTTCCGCGCTGTATCCGGCTAAAATGCTGAGGTATGTGTCCGCGCACACCGAATGGTTTTCCATGAAGGCGCGGTCTTCTGCACCCTGCGCCAGGATCAGCTTGGCCACGGCCATGGCCAGAAAGGCGTCGGTGCCGGGTTTGGGAGCGATGTGTCGATCCACAAGGGAGGCAGATTTGCTGGATGCAGGATCAATGAGGACGACCCGGCCGCCGCGTCGCCGGATCTCGCGGATGACAGGGACGAGGCTGACGTTGGTCGAGGCGGGATTGCGTCCCCACAGGATCATGGACCTGCTGTTGTAATGGTCGAGCGGGTCGTGGGATACGCGCTTTCCGAAATCGAGATCCTGGGCGCCCTGTCCCGTTCCGCCGCACAGCGATCCCACCGGCGTACTCACTCCACCGAAAAGATTGAAGAAGTAGCGGTTCAAAAGTTTCAGGGCCGTGCGTTCTCCGTATCCCTGATAGTAGAGAATGGCCTCAGGTCCGGACTCTGCGGCGATGGTCTGCAAACGGCTGGCGACGGTGTCCAGCACTTCGTCCCAGGTGGCGTTTCTCCACGGCTGGGAGTGACTGTCGCGGATGAGCGGGCGGATGATGCGCTCCGGACTGTAAATTCGCTTGATATAGCGAGCCGCTTTTACGCAGGTCACGCCCCTGGTAAGAGGGTGCGCCGGGTCTGCGTTCAAGGCGATCAGGCGCCCGTCACGTATTCTGGCCAGGAGGCCGCAAGTGTTGGGACAGTCTCTGGTGCAGGTGGTGGGTACGATTGTATCATTCATATGTATGCAGAGTGAGGGTTCCGACAGCCAGCTTACTATTTTACAGGCGTGCGGCATACTCCGTCACTTGCGCGGTGCCGTCAACGTGTGTCTGGCCCGCTTGACAATTGTGATCCTCCGTGCTCCCCAAAACAGCCATGAGCCCCTTCATTTTTGACCCCGAAACACCTGTGCGTGGGCGACTAGCGCCCAGTCCGACCGGGCATCTTCATCTCGGCAACGCCTGGTCTTTTTTGCTGTGCTGGCTGGCTGTGCGTTCTGCCGGCGGACGGCTGGTGCTGCGCATGGAGGATATCGACCCCGAACGCTCGCGGAGGCATTTTGCCGAGGAAATCATGCGCGACCTGTCGTGGCTCGGCCTGGATTGGGACGAGGGGCCGGACCTGGGCGGCCCGTATGCGCCGTATACGCAGGGCGAGCGTCTGGAGCGCTATGCGCAGGTCATCGAAACCTTGACCGGTCTTGGGCGAACGTATCCGTGTTACTGCACGCGCAAGGAACTCAAAACCATGGCCTCCGCACCGCATCTCGAGGATGTCGGGCCGGTCTACCCGGGCACCTGCCTGGGACTTGGCGCCGTTGATCGCAAGGCTCGTGAAGATCAAGGCAGGCGTCCGTCTTTACGCCTGCATGGCGGAGGGGAGACTCGTTTTGACGATCTTCTGCATGGCGAGGTCCGTCTGGATTGGGAGGCGTGCGGCGGGGATTTTCCGCTCCGCCGATCCGACGGAGTCGTTGCCTATCAATTGGCCGTGGCCGTGGATGACATGGACCAGG is a genomic window of Desulfomicrobium baculatum DSM 4028 containing:
- a CDS encoding molybdopterin-dependent oxidoreductase; the encoded protein is MNDTIVPTTCTRDCPNTCGLLARIRDGRLIALNADPAHPLTRGVTCVKAARYIKRIYSPERIIRPLIRDSHSQPWRNATWDEVLDTVASRLQTIAAESGPEAILYYQGYGERTALKLLNRYFFNLFGGVSTPVGSLCGGTGQGAQDLDFGKRVSHDPLDHYNSRSMILWGRNPASTNVSLVPVIREIRRRGGRVVLIDPASSKSASLVDRHIAPKPGTDAFLAMAVAKLILAQGAEDRAFMENHSVCADTYLSILAGYSAEELCTRCDVSVEDARFLAETLMRQKPTSTLLGWGLHRHEEAHLSIRAIDALAALSGNIGVSGGGVSQGFEEYGPYDQRLWGDDLNPPRRTLLLPRIGEEILTARDPEIRMIYVTAANPVCMAPNTSKMIAAFRKAEFVVYSGHFLDDTADQAHVFLPATTFLEEEDVMASYGHNYVGPVNPAIAPVGQCHSEFQMFHDLAGRFDFADRFQRSVTDWLHDLCAPIREQGCSMAELRKGAFRLNAPIVPYADKNFPTPSGKFQFMTEFEPGDLGRADPAFPYRLLTIAPHGFICSERTMDDHSPLPVVILAEEEARRSGLKDGDEVVVESRTGSVRARIEIRAGQRGDILVAERGGWLKAGHGLNRLTRDISSTVGRGTPYYETRVRVLKSA
- the gluQRS gene encoding tRNA glutamyl-Q(34) synthetase GluQRS, encoding MSPFIFDPETPVRGRLAPSPTGHLHLGNAWSFLLCWLAVRSAGGRLVLRMEDIDPERSRRHFAEEIMRDLSWLGLDWDEGPDLGGPYAPYTQGERLERYAQVIETLTGLGRTYPCYCTRKELKTMASAPHLEDVGPVYPGTCLGLGAVDRKAREDQGRRPSLRLHGGGETRFDDLLHGEVRLDWEACGGDFPLRRSDGVVAYQLAVAVDDMDQAINLVVRGADILPCTPRQIFLLRLLHAPVPRYAHVPLLLDHAGVRLAKRHQSLELRALREKGVSPKAIVGYLGNLAGLLPENAAVTPAELVSEFAWGKIPRDPVTVRGDVEAVLRLV